From Vigna radiata var. radiata cultivar VC1973A unplaced genomic scaffold, Vradiata_ver6 scaffold_83, whole genome shotgun sequence:
CCAACCCCACGTGGGACGAGAAGTTCGTGTTCCGCGTTGACGACCACCTCCTCAATTCCGACAAGGCAGTCATCATGATGGAAATCTACGCTCAGACATGGCTAAGCCCCGTCCTCATCGGCACCGTCGCTATTCACGTCTCCAACCTCCTTCCCAAAAGCCGGAAACCAAAGCCCCGCTTTGTCGCGCTCCAGATTCTCCGCCCCTCCGGTCGCCCCCGGGGAAATCTCAACATCGGTATCACCCTCCTCGACAGCACCATGCGGAACATGCCACTCTATTCCGAACTCAGTTCCTCCGGAGACGATGACCTAATGGAAActaggaaaaacaaaaaagtaattacCGAGGAGGACCGTCAAAAGCACTCGCCTTTGGAAACTGCTAGTGTTTTGACGCTGCAACGTTGTCAGAGCGAGAAAAACGATTCCACCATCAATGACTACACCTACCGCGGGACTGCGAAACGTTATGGCTACGATGAGCAGGATTCGGAAATGGATGTGCGGAAAGGCGGCGTCTTCAACGAAGAATCGCTCATTTCGGACATGGGGCCGTCGCCATCGGTGGTAGCTGCGGCGATCGCGAAGGATTGGTACCCAATGCCGCCGCCGCGTACGGCCGAAAGTTCTATGATTGACGGGTGGTCGGTGAACAGCGGGAATGAGGCTGTGGTGAAGAAGATGGAGAAGTGGAGGGCGGAGCTTTCTCCGGCATTTGAGGATTACGGTGAGGAGCGGATGAAGCTGCGGCAGACGCCCCAGCGTGAGGGGAGGACGCCGCAGCGCGAGGGGAGGACGCCGCAACGCGATGGGAGGACGCCGCAACGCGATGGGAGGACGCCGCAACGCGTGGGGAAGACGCCGCAGCGCGTAGGGAAGACGCCGCAGCACGTGAGGAAGACGCCTCAGCGCGTAGGACATACGCCGCAGCGCGTGGTACAGACGCCGAGGCGTGGAGCGAGGCGCGGCGAACCGTTCTCGTGCTTTGGAACGGTCTTTGGGTGTGAGATTACGATTACTTGCGCGAAGGGGAACCGGCCGAGGAATAACGGAGACGAAAAGAGTCGTCTAACTGCGGAGTCGTCGGAACTGACTTACGGTGAATCGTTTATTTGAGGAATTGAGGAAAGCAGCTGCATAGAACACTCACACACAGCCTCTTCAATGCAACCGCCCAAAACCTTAATGTATTTTCTTAATTCTTTATCATCGTCTctaattatttatctaaatcttctttattttttcattagtaataaatatgttatgtttttcataagcatgaaatataataaaaataagagaacatgacaacattttttgaattgaagtgttttatttgattatatattattctatgatataaattgtgtttaaaagtttattttttcaaattacataCACATTTTTGAAAGCTAAATTTCAACTTATttgtttagaataaaatatttaattactttttaatttacttatgttaaatttttttgctagtgtttgtgttgtttattcagctcaaaattttatctaaaatattatttaataatgaaataaaatgattatatactcacttttaaattttatatttaaaatatatgtataagaGAAAATACTCCTAGGTTTATgactaaaaataagataagcATCATAATGGGTGAAAATACCCTTAGGTTTATGACTAAAAATAAGAGAAGGATCATAATTGTGAGTAGACTTGTCAAATAGGCTCCTATAATAGGTCCTGGCCCTAGCCTATGTGGATTAGGGCCAAAAAagccctttattaaaaaagctcCCAGGGCTAAAAAACCCCCAAGCCCTATGGGTCAAGGCCAACCtatgggttttcttttttacaaaaaaaaataaatattcaata
This genomic window contains:
- the LOC106754039 gene encoding uncharacterized protein LOC106754039; translated protein: MAQIGPYQLIEITVISAQDLPQVSKPVRAYAVGWVHPDRRLTTQVDHEGNTNPTWDEKFVFRVDDHLLNSDKAVIMMEIYAQTWLSPVLIGTVAIHVSNLLPKSRKPKPRFVALQILRPSGRPRGNLNIGITLLDSTMRNMPLYSELSSSGDDDLMETRKNKKVITEEDRQKHSPLETASVLTLQRCQSEKNDSTINDYTYRGTAKRYGYDEQDSEMDVRKGGVFNEESLISDMGPSPSVVAAAIAKDWYPMPPPRTAESSMIDGWSVNSGNEAVVKKMEKWRAELSPAFEDYGEERMKLRQTPQREGRTPQREGRTPQRDGRTPQRDGRTPQRVGKTPQRVGKTPQHVRKTPQRVGHTPQRVVQTPRRGARRGEPFSCFGTVFGCEITITCAKGNRPRNNGDEKSRLTAESSELTYGESFI